From one Bacteroides fragilis NCTC 9343 genomic stretch:
- a CDS encoding calcium/sodium antiporter, producing the protein MDILLLIGGLLLILIGANCLTDGAASVAKRFRIPSIVIGLTIVAFGTSAPELTVSVSSALKGSADIAVGNVVGSNIFNTLMIVGCTALFAPIVITRNTLRKEIPLCILSSIVLLICANDVFLNKASSNILSISDGLILLCFFTIFLGYTFAIASPTNNTQPEEEIKSLPMWKSVLFILGGLAGLIFGGQWFVEGASNIARHLGVSESVIGLTLVAGGTSLPELATSIVAALKKNPEIAIGNVIGSNLFNIFFVLGCSASITPLRLTGINNFDLFTLVGSGILLWFFGLFFAKRTITRIEGSILVLCYIAYTTYLIYQI; encoded by the coding sequence ATGGATATATTACTGCTTATTGGAGGATTACTCCTCATTTTGATAGGTGCCAACTGCCTGACAGATGGTGCTGCGTCCGTAGCCAAGCGATTCCGTATTCCTTCCATCGTAATCGGCCTGACTATCGTAGCTTTCGGAACTTCCGCCCCGGAACTGACCGTTAGCGTATCGTCCGCCCTGAAAGGTAGCGCGGACATCGCCGTAGGTAACGTAGTGGGAAGTAATATCTTCAATACATTGATGATCGTCGGGTGCACCGCTCTATTTGCTCCTATCGTAATTACCCGGAATACTTTGCGGAAAGAGATTCCGCTATGCATTCTCTCCTCCATCGTCCTGCTGATATGCGCCAATGACGTTTTTCTGAATAAAGCTTCCAGCAACATACTAAGCATCTCGGACGGACTGATTCTGCTCTGTTTCTTCACCATCTTCCTGGGCTACACATTTGCCATAGCCTCACCCACAAACAATACTCAACCGGAAGAGGAAATCAAAAGCCTCCCGATGTGGAAATCCGTACTTTTCATTCTGGGCGGATTGGCCGGACTTATTTTCGGGGGACAATGGTTTGTAGAGGGAGCAAGCAACATCGCACGGCACCTTGGCGTCAGCGAATCTGTTATCGGACTCACACTGGTAGCCGGAGGTACCTCCCTACCGGAACTTGCTACATCGATAGTGGCTGCCTTGAAAAAGAATCCGGAAATAGCCATCGGTAATGTGATCGGCAGTAATCTGTTCAACATCTTCTTTGTATTGGGATGCAGTGCTTCCATCACTCCCTTGCGGCTGACAGGCATCAATAACTTCGACCTTTTCACCTTGGTCGGTTCGGGCATTTTGCTCTGGTTTTTCGGATTATTTTTTGCCAAACGCACCATCACACGGATCGAAGGAAGTATTCTGGTGTTATGCTATATAGCCTACACCACCTATCTGATCTATCAGATTTGA
- the coaD gene encoding pantetheine-phosphate adenylyltransferase has product MRRAIFPGTFDPFTIGHYSVVQRTLTFMDEVVIGIGINENKNTYFPIEKRVEMIRKFYKDEPRIKVESYDCLTIDFARQVDAQFIVRGIRTVKDFEYEETIADINRKLAGIETILLFTEPELTCVSSTIVRELLGYNKDISMFIPKGMEM; this is encoded by the coding sequence ATGAGAAGAGCTATCTTTCCGGGAACGTTCGACCCGTTTACCATCGGACACTACTCCGTAGTTCAACGCACCCTGACATTCATGGACGAAGTGGTCATCGGTATCGGTATCAACGAAAACAAGAATACATACTTTCCGATCGAGAAACGTGTGGAAATGATTCGTAAGTTCTATAAAGACGAACCCCGGATCAAGGTCGAATCTTACGATTGCCTGACGATCGACTTTGCCCGTCAGGTAGATGCCCAATTCATCGTTCGCGGTATCCGTACCGTGAAAGACTTCGAATACGAAGAAACAATTGCCGATATCAACCGGAAACTGGCCGGCATTGAAACCATTCTGTTATTTACCGAACCGGAATTGACCTGTGTCAGCTCTACCATCGTCCGCGAACTGCTTGGCTATAATAAGGATATCAGTATGTTCATTCCCAAAGGGATGGAAATGTAA
- a CDS encoding DNA topoisomerase IV subunit B yields MEENELIPVDNNPVEYTDDNIRHLSDMEHVRTRPGMYIGKLGDGSHPEDGIYVLLKEVIDNSIDEFKMQSGKKIEIRVEENLRVSVRDYGRGIPQGKLIEAVSVLNTGGKYDSKAFKKSVGLNGVGVKAVNALSSNFEVRSYRDGKVRCATFTKGELVTDHTEDTEEENGTYIFFEPDETLFLNYSFRPEFIETMLRNYTYLNTGLAIIYNGQRILSRNGLVDLLNDNMTATGLYPIVHLKGEDIEIAFTHTGQYGEEYYSFVNGQHTTQGGTHQSAFKEHIARTIKEFYNKNQDYTDIRNGLVAAIAVNVEEPMFESQTKIKLGSTNMSPGGITVNKFVGDFIKQEVDNFLHKHADVAEIMLQKIQDSEKERKAIAGVTKLARERAKKANLHNRKLRDCRVHLNDVKGKGLEEESCIFITEGDSASGSITKSRDVNTQAVFSLRGKPLNSFGLTKKVVYENEEFNLLQAALNIEDGIEGLRYNKVIVATDADVDGMHIRLLLITFFLQFFPDLIKKGHVYILQTPLFRVRNKKKTLYCYTEEERVNAIKELSPNPEITRFKGLGEISPDEFRHFIGKDMRLEQVSLRKTDTVKELLEFYMGKNTMERQNFIIDNLVIEEDIA; encoded by the coding sequence ATGGAAGAGAACGAACTGATACCTGTAGACAACAACCCTGTAGAATATACAGACGACAACATTCGCCACCTGAGCGACATGGAACATGTGCGCACCCGTCCGGGTATGTACATCGGTAAGCTGGGCGACGGTTCGCATCCCGAAGACGGAATATATGTCCTTCTGAAAGAAGTTATTGACAACAGTATCGACGAGTTCAAAATGCAATCCGGCAAGAAGATCGAAATCAGAGTGGAAGAGAATCTTCGTGTCAGTGTACGCGACTACGGCCGCGGTATCCCACAGGGAAAACTAATAGAGGCAGTCAGTGTGCTGAACACCGGTGGTAAGTATGACAGCAAGGCTTTCAAGAAAAGTGTCGGACTGAACGGTGTCGGCGTGAAAGCTGTCAATGCTTTGAGCTCAAACTTTGAAGTACGTAGTTACCGGGATGGTAAAGTGCGTTGCGCCACCTTTACCAAAGGAGAGTTGGTGACAGACCACACAGAAGATACGGAAGAAGAAAACGGTACTTACATCTTCTTCGAACCGGATGAAACTTTATTCCTGAATTATAGTTTCCGTCCCGAATTTATCGAGACGATGCTGCGCAATTACACATACCTGAACACCGGGCTGGCAATTATCTATAATGGGCAACGGATCCTTTCGCGCAATGGCCTGGTAGATTTGCTGAATGATAACATGACAGCTACCGGCCTCTACCCCATCGTACATCTGAAGGGCGAAGATATCGAGATAGCCTTTACCCATACCGGACAGTACGGAGAGGAGTACTACTCATTTGTAAACGGTCAGCATACCACTCAAGGAGGTACCCATCAAAGTGCTTTCAAAGAACACATCGCCCGCACCATCAAAGAGTTCTATAACAAGAATCAAGACTATACTGACATCCGTAACGGACTGGTAGCCGCCATTGCTGTCAACGTGGAAGAACCTATGTTTGAAAGCCAGACCAAAATCAAACTCGGCTCTACCAATATGTCGCCGGGAGGCATCACAGTAAATAAGTTCGTGGGTGACTTCATAAAACAGGAGGTAGACAATTTCCTCCACAAGCATGCCGATGTAGCCGAAATCATGTTGCAAAAGATACAGGATTCGGAAAAAGAACGCAAAGCTATTGCCGGAGTGACCAAACTGGCACGTGAACGCGCCAAGAAAGCCAACCTGCACAACCGGAAGCTGCGTGATTGCCGCGTCCACCTGAACGATGTGAAAGGCAAAGGGCTGGAAGAGGAATCGTGCATCTTCATCACCGAAGGTGACTCGGCAAGCGGCTCTATCACCAAAAGCCGGGATGTGAACACACAAGCCGTATTCAGCCTCCGCGGTAAGCCTCTCAACTCTTTCGGCCTGACCAAAAAAGTAGTTTACGAGAACGAAGAATTCAATCTGCTGCAAGCTGCATTGAATATAGAAGACGGTATCGAAGGCTTACGCTACAACAAAGTGATCGTGGCTACCGATGCCGATGTGGATGGTATGCACATCCGCTTGTTGCTGATTACTTTCTTCCTTCAGTTCTTCCCCGATCTGATAAAGAAAGGACATGTATATATACTCCAAACTCCTCTCTTCCGCGTACGCAATAAAAAGAAAACGCTTTATTGTTATACCGAAGAAGAGCGTGTAAATGCTATTAAAGAGCTTAGCCCGAATCCGGAAATCACCCGTTTTAAAGGTTTGGGGGAAATCTCGCCCGACGAATTCAGACACTTTATCGGCAAAGATATGCGTCTCGAACAAGTATCGCTGCGCAAAACAGACACGGTAAAAGAACTACTCGAATTTTATATGGGTAAGAATACAATGGAACGGCAAAACTTTATTATTGATAATCTGGTTATAGAAGAAGACATCGCATAA
- a CDS encoding glycoside hydrolase family 32 protein: MHLTTKLFFTATLLAGNLFASFAGDVTLKITKKYINLPVSHQVDRKKMTFEVKGTPERNFVIRLADEKPDYWVFCDVSSWKGKTLRISYEGESAGLEKIYQDDVIAGQDSLYAEKNRPQFHFTTRRGWINDPNGLVFYEGEYHLFYQHNPYEREWENMHWGHAVSRDLVHWEELPDALHPDELGTIFSGSAVIDYDNTAGFNKKNEPALVAAYTVDNPEKQRQCIAYSLDKGRTFTKYEGNPVIDSKAKWNSKDTRDPKVFWYAPGKHWVMVLNERDGHSIYNSADLKNWEYKSHVTGFWECPELFELPVDGDKNHTKWVMYGASGTYMLGSFDGQTFTPEAGKYYYYTGSMYAAQTYSNIPAGDGRRIQIGWGRISHDGMPFNGMMLLPNELTLRTTSKGVRLFSVPVRETEQLFQPVGNWTSLSSDAANQRLQAFSGKDCLRIRTTIKLSHATSAGLNLYGQPLVDYDMNSNLINGVFYSPDDRTSMELTADIYIDRTSIEVFIDGGAYSYSMKRSPREGNREGLHFWGNNIEVKNLEVFSVKSIW; this comes from the coding sequence ATGCATTTGACTACAAAATTATTTTTTACCGCAACGCTGCTTGCCGGTAACCTGTTTGCTTCATTTGCCGGCGACGTTACGCTGAAGATAACGAAGAAGTATATCAACCTTCCTGTTTCCCACCAAGTGGACCGGAAGAAAATGACATTCGAGGTAAAAGGTACTCCGGAACGTAACTTCGTAATCCGTCTGGCTGACGAGAAACCCGACTACTGGGTATTCTGCGATGTCTCTTCCTGGAAAGGAAAGACACTTCGCATCAGCTATGAAGGGGAGTCTGCCGGATTGGAGAAAATCTATCAGGACGATGTGATTGCGGGGCAAGATAGCTTGTATGCAGAAAAAAACCGTCCGCAATTTCATTTCACCACTCGCCGGGGATGGATCAACGACCCTAACGGACTGGTTTTTTACGAAGGTGAATACCATCTTTTCTATCAGCACAACCCTTATGAACGGGAATGGGAAAATATGCATTGGGGACATGCCGTGAGCCGTGATCTGGTACATTGGGAGGAACTGCCGGATGCTCTGCATCCCGATGAGCTGGGAACTATTTTTTCCGGTTCGGCCGTGATCGATTATGATAATACCGCCGGATTCAATAAGAAAAACGAACCGGCATTGGTAGCTGCCTATACAGTGGATAATCCGGAGAAACAGCGGCAGTGTATCGCTTACAGTCTCGATAAAGGACGTACGTTTACCAAGTATGAAGGTAACCCGGTGATAGACTCGAAAGCGAAATGGAACAGTAAGGATACACGCGACCCGAAGGTCTTCTGGTATGCTCCCGGCAAACATTGGGTGATGGTACTTAATGAACGGGACGGACACTCGATTTATAATTCTGCCGACCTGAAGAATTGGGAATATAAGAGTCATGTAACCGGATTCTGGGAATGCCCGGAATTGTTTGAATTACCGGTAGATGGCGATAAGAATCACACTAAATGGGTGATGTACGGAGCTTCCGGTACCTATATGCTGGGCTCATTCGATGGACAGACGTTTACCCCGGAAGCCGGCAAATACTATTATTATACCGGAAGCATGTATGCTGCCCAGACTTATAGTAACATACCTGCCGGTGACGGACGTCGCATACAAATAGGATGGGGACGAATCTCACATGACGGTATGCCGTTCAATGGAATGATGTTGCTGCCCAACGAACTGACACTCCGCACTACCTCAAAGGGAGTTCGTCTGTTTAGTGTGCCTGTCAGAGAGACCGAGCAACTGTTCCAGCCTGTAGGAAACTGGACTTCACTTAGCTCTGATGCGGCCAATCAACGCTTACAGGCGTTCTCCGGTAAGGATTGTTTGCGGATCAGAACAACTATCAAACTGTCACATGCTACCAGTGCCGGACTGAATCTTTACGGTCAGCCTCTGGTGGACTATGACATGAACTCCAACCTGATCAATGGAGTGTTCTACTCACCTGACGACCGCACCAGCATGGAATTGACAGCCGACATCTACATTGATCGCACTTCCATCGAAGTCTTTATTGACGGGGGAGCCTATTCGTATTCGATGAAGCGCAGTCCGCGTGAGGGCAATCGTGAAGGGCTCCATTTCTGGGGTAACAACATAGAAGTTAAGAACCTGGAAGTGTTCTCGGTAAAGTCTATCTGGTAA
- a CDS encoding mechanosensitive ion channel family protein: MKKNRLFGLLLFLLVTNNMCAQLGKAVREILTGDSVATRTAVRNDSDSVRMADMKKELEEARLSEANMRMEMEQMRLKAFAADSVKLAQQRARIDSLRQFTPGVPVVVEGDTLFYLYTKRGGYTPLQRAEMIDAAIMQLGKRFTLHPDSVYIESSDIVTDLMYGNKVIASFTDQDGLWEGRSREQLATDKRKIVVQKLKELKEEHSLWQLGKRILYFVLVLAGQYLLFWLTGWLFRKLKVRIQKLKDTRLKPISIQNYELLDTQRQVNLLIFLSNLLRYVIMLLQLLITVPLLFAIFPQTKGLAYQIFSYIWNPIKNILVGIVDYIPNLFAILIICFAVKYLVRLVHYLSREVEAGRLKFGGFYPDWAMPTYHIIRFLLYAFMIAMIYPYLPGAKNGVFQGISVFVGLIISLGSSTVIGNVIAGLVITYMRPFKLGDRIQLNDTTGNVIEKTPLVTRIKTPKNEVVTIPNSFIMSSHTVNYSASAREYGLIIHSEVTIGYDVPWRQVHQLLIEAALNTPGVIDDPRPFVLETSLSDWYPVYQINAYIREADKLAQIYSDLHQNIQDRFNEAGIEIMSPHYMAMRDGNESTIPKDDLRPKTDK; the protein is encoded by the coding sequence ATGAAAAAGAACAGATTATTCGGCCTTTTGTTGTTTCTGTTGGTGACCAACAATATGTGCGCACAGTTGGGAAAGGCGGTTCGTGAGATATTGACGGGTGATAGTGTGGCTACCCGGACCGCAGTCCGGAACGATTCGGATTCCGTACGGATGGCAGATATGAAGAAAGAGCTGGAGGAGGCGCGTCTGAGCGAAGCCAATATGCGTATGGAAATGGAGCAGATGAGGCTGAAAGCTTTTGCTGCCGACTCTGTGAAATTAGCTCAGCAAAGGGCACGTATCGACTCACTTCGCCAGTTTACGCCGGGAGTACCGGTAGTGGTCGAAGGCGATACATTGTTTTATTTGTATACCAAGCGTGGGGGATATACCCCTTTGCAGCGGGCCGAAATGATCGATGCGGCCATCATGCAGTTGGGTAAACGGTTTACCCTGCATCCCGATTCTGTCTATATCGAGAGCAGCGATATCGTAACCGATCTGATGTACGGCAATAAAGTCATTGCTTCGTTTACCGACCAGGACGGACTATGGGAAGGACGTTCGCGCGAGCAGTTGGCAACGGATAAGCGGAAGATTGTAGTACAGAAACTGAAAGAGTTGAAGGAGGAGCATAGCTTGTGGCAACTGGGTAAGCGTATTCTGTATTTTGTCCTGGTATTGGCAGGGCAGTATCTGTTGTTTTGGCTTACAGGCTGGCTGTTCCGTAAACTGAAAGTACGTATCCAAAAGCTGAAGGATACCAGGCTGAAGCCGATCTCCATTCAGAATTACGAGTTATTGGATACGCAGCGGCAGGTCAACCTGTTGATCTTCCTTTCCAATTTGCTGCGCTACGTAATCATGCTTCTCCAATTGTTGATTACCGTTCCCCTTTTGTTCGCTATCTTCCCACAGACCAAGGGGCTGGCCTATCAGATATTTTCGTATATCTGGAACCCGATCAAGAACATACTGGTAGGTATAGTCGATTATATTCCCAATTTGTTTGCCATTCTTATCATCTGTTTTGCCGTTAAGTATCTGGTGCGCTTGGTTCACTACTTGTCCCGTGAGGTAGAGGCGGGGCGGCTCAAGTTCGGTGGCTTCTATCCCGACTGGGCAATGCCTACTTATCATATCATCCGTTTTCTGCTTTATGCTTTTATGATTGCGATGATCTATCCTTATTTGCCGGGGGCTAAGAATGGAGTATTCCAGGGGATATCTGTTTTTGTCGGTCTGATCATTTCTTTAGGATCCAGCACGGTAATCGGTAATGTGATTGCGGGGCTGGTCATTACTTATATGCGTCCTTTTAAACTGGGCGACCGGATCCAGCTGAATGATACTACCGGGAATGTAATCGAGAAAACGCCTTTGGTGACCCGGATCAAGACACCGAAGAATGAGGTGGTAACCATTCCGAACTCGTTTATCATGTCATCCCATACAGTGAACTATAGCGCTTCGGCCCGCGAATACGGTCTGATTATTCACTCGGAAGTGACCATCGGATATGATGTTCCCTGGCGTCAGGTTCATCAGCTATTGATAGAGGCTGCCTTGAATACTCCCGGGGTGATTGACGATCCGCGTCCTTTTGTGCTTGAAACTTCGTTGAGTGACTGGTATCCGGTTTATCAAATCAATGCTTATATCCGTGAGGCGGATAAATTGGCTCAGATATATTCGGACCTGCATCAGAATATTCAGGATCGCTTTAATGAAGCGGGCATCGAAATCATGTCGCCTCACTATATGGCTATGCGTGACGGCAATGAGTCTACGATTCCCAAAGATGATTTGAGGCCCAAGACTGATAAATAA
- a CDS encoding metallophosphoesterase — MKLKNLLILLFISIVATASAQLKDYSMFDKKFNFYIANDLGRNGYYDQKPIAELMGTMGEEIGPEFVLAAGDVHHFEGVRSVNDPLWMTNFELIYSHPELMIDWYPVLGNHEYRGNTQAVLDYSGVSRRWTMPARYYTKTFEEKGATVRIVWIDTAPLIDKYRNESATYPDACHQDMNGQLAWLDSVLTVAKEDWVIVAGHHPIYAETPKDQSERSDLQSRLDPILRKHKVDMYICGHIHNFQHIRVPGSDIDYIVNSAGSLARKVKPIEGTQFCSPEPGFSVCSIDKQELNLRMIDKKGNILYTVTRKK, encoded by the coding sequence ATGAAATTAAAAAACTTACTGATACTACTGTTTATCTCCATTGTCGCAACCGCTTCGGCCCAGCTCAAGGATTACTCTATGTTTGACAAGAAGTTTAACTTCTACATTGCTAACGACCTGGGACGTAACGGCTACTACGATCAAAAGCCGATTGCCGAATTAATGGGAACTATGGGTGAGGAAATAGGACCGGAATTTGTGCTGGCTGCCGGAGATGTCCATCATTTCGAAGGAGTACGCAGCGTGAACGACCCGCTCTGGATGACCAACTTTGAACTGATTTACAGTCACCCGGAACTCATGATCGACTGGTATCCCGTACTGGGAAACCACGAATACCGGGGCAACACACAAGCTGTACTGGACTACAGCGGAGTGAGCCGCCGCTGGACCATGCCTGCCCGTTACTACACCAAGACATTCGAAGAAAAAGGAGCCACCGTCCGCATCGTCTGGATAGATACTGCTCCTTTGATCGATAAATACCGTAACGAAAGCGCAACCTATCCCGATGCATGTCATCAGGATATGAACGGACAGTTGGCCTGGCTGGACTCGGTGCTGACTGTTGCCAAAGAAGACTGGGTGATCGTTGCCGGGCATCATCCGATCTATGCCGAAACCCCGAAAGACCAGAGCGAACGCAGCGACTTACAGAGCCGCCTCGATCCTATTCTGAGAAAGCATAAAGTAGATATGTACATTTGCGGACATATCCACAACTTCCAACACATCCGCGTACCGGGAAGCGACATCGACTATATCGTAAACTCTGCCGGATCACTGGCACGCAAGGTGAAACCGATTGAGGGAACTCAGTTCTGCAGCCCCGAACCTGGCTTCTCAGTCTGCTCCATTGATAAACAGGAACTGAACCTGCGGATGATCGATAAAAAAGGGAATATACTTTATACGGTAACCCGGAAAAAATAA
- a CDS encoding TonB-dependent receptor, with protein MKRVLKLVSSILLLSVMGGHLYADEKANVVKQGTIRGRIIDTSKQTLPGASIYIENLKTGVISDVNGFYTFANLNPGTYTVKVTYVGYAPVEMKITIPEGKTLERDVILNEGVELQEIVIGGAFQGQRRAINSQKSSLGIKNVVSADQVGKFPDSNIGDALKRISGINVQYDQGEARFGQVRGTSADLSSVTINGNRIPSAEGDTRNVQLDLIPADMIQTIEVSKVVTSDMDADAIGGSINLVTKNSPYKRTLTATAGSGYNWISEKAQLNLGLTYGDRFFNDKLGVMLSASYQNAPSGSYDTEFLWEKDDKGNVYINDYQIRRYYVTRERQSYSAALDWDISENHKLMFKGIFNNRNDWENRYRTTLKDMDEEGKATVRVQTKAGTPDNRNARLERQRTMDFTLGGEHLFGPVSMDWNASYAKATEERPNERYIDFQLKKQQFDMDLSNEREPLATPKSGSTMTLNKDFGLKELTEQQEDIKEKDLKFSMNFKLPFRNGNKLKFGAKVVRKTKDKEVDFYEYTPKDEEAFMTNSLQNTVDQTNKNFMPDHKYQAGIYADKQYVGSLDLNNPSLFDKEQVQEELAGNFEARETVSSGYIRFDQKLTDNVELMTGLRIENTSLSYTGRTYDDETDQTSKTARETNSYINFLPSLLMKWNVNEDFKVRGSFTQTLSRPKYSALVPSVNIKRSDNEVTVGNPGLKPTLSYNFDLSADYYFKSIGLVSAGVFYKKIDDFIVNQVSTNYEYNGNLYNRFIQPKNAGNANLIGMELSYQRDFGFIAPALKCIGFYGTYTFTHSRVEDFNFEGRENEKDLSLPGSPKHTANASLYFEKNGLNLRLSYNFASAFIDEMGEDTFHDRYYDRVNYLDVNASYTFAKHYTLYAEANNLLNQPLRYYQGTQDRTMQAEYYGVKINAGFKINF; from the coding sequence ATGAAACGAGTTCTGAAGCTAGTATCATCCATTCTTTTATTATCAGTCATGGGCGGTCATCTCTACGCCGACGAAAAAGCAAACGTAGTAAAACAAGGTACGATCCGGGGACGTATCATCGACACTTCCAAACAAACACTACCGGGTGCCTCGATCTACATCGAGAACCTGAAGACAGGAGTTATCAGTGACGTAAACGGTTTCTATACCTTCGCCAACCTCAACCCGGGGACTTATACGGTAAAAGTAACTTATGTGGGATATGCCCCCGTAGAAATGAAAATAACCATTCCCGAAGGCAAGACACTCGAAAGAGATGTCATACTGAACGAAGGAGTCGAATTGCAGGAAATTGTAATAGGCGGTGCCTTTCAGGGACAGCGCCGTGCCATCAACTCACAAAAGAGCAGTCTGGGCATCAAAAATGTAGTTTCTGCCGACCAGGTAGGCAAGTTTCCGGATTCAAACATCGGAGATGCACTGAAACGTATTTCGGGTATCAATGTACAGTATGATCAGGGTGAAGCCCGTTTCGGACAGGTACGCGGTACATCGGCGGACCTCAGTTCGGTCACCATCAACGGCAACCGCATTCCTTCGGCCGAAGGGGATACACGCAACGTACAACTTGACCTGATTCCGGCCGATATGATTCAGACCATCGAAGTCAGTAAAGTGGTAACTTCGGATATGGATGCCGATGCCATCGGCGGATCTATCAATCTGGTCACCAAGAATTCACCCTATAAACGGACGCTGACAGCTACTGCCGGTTCGGGCTACAACTGGATCAGCGAGAAAGCACAGTTGAATCTGGGACTGACTTATGGCGACCGTTTCTTTAACGACAAACTGGGGGTCATGTTATCGGCTTCCTATCAGAATGCCCCATCGGGTTCCTACGATACCGAGTTTCTTTGGGAGAAAGACGACAAAGGAAACGTATATATCAACGACTACCAAATACGCCGGTACTATGTAACCCGTGAACGCCAAAGCTATTCGGCAGCCTTGGACTGGGATATCAGCGAAAACCACAAATTGATGTTTAAAGGAATTTTCAATAACCGGAACGACTGGGAGAACCGATACCGCACTACTCTGAAAGATATGGATGAAGAGGGAAAAGCAACTGTACGCGTACAGACTAAAGCCGGTACGCCGGACAATCGCAACGCCCGCCTGGAACGCCAACGCACGATGGACTTCACATTGGGAGGCGAGCATCTGTTCGGACCGGTGTCTATGGATTGGAATGCCAGTTACGCCAAAGCAACAGAGGAGCGTCCGAACGAACGTTACATTGATTTCCAACTGAAGAAACAGCAATTCGACATGGATCTGAGCAACGAACGCGAACCGCTGGCTACACCAAAGTCCGGTTCTACAATGACACTGAACAAAGATTTCGGCCTGAAGGAACTCACCGAACAACAGGAAGACATCAAGGAAAAAGACCTGAAATTCTCCATGAACTTCAAACTCCCCTTCCGGAACGGAAACAAACTGAAATTCGGTGCCAAGGTGGTACGCAAAACCAAAGATAAAGAGGTAGACTTTTATGAATACACTCCGAAAGATGAAGAGGCATTCATGACCAACAGCCTGCAGAACACGGTAGATCAAACCAACAAAAACTTCATGCCGGACCATAAATATCAGGCAGGCATTTACGCCGACAAACAATATGTAGGTTCACTGGACCTGAACAATCCCTCCCTCTTTGACAAAGAACAGGTGCAGGAAGAGTTAGCCGGTAACTTCGAAGCACGTGAAACCGTAAGTTCGGGCTACATCCGTTTCGACCAGAAGCTCACGGACAACGTAGAACTGATGACCGGGCTCCGCATCGAAAACACCAGCCTCAGCTATACCGGACGCACGTATGACGACGAAACAGACCAAACCTCGAAGACTGCCCGAGAAACGAACAGTTACATCAACTTCCTCCCGTCACTCCTCATGAAATGGAATGTAAACGAGGATTTCAAAGTACGCGGTTCGTTTACTCAGACATTGTCACGTCCGAAGTATTCTGCCCTGGTACCCAGTGTCAACATCAAACGTTCGGATAACGAAGTGACAGTGGGTAATCCCGGCCTGAAACCTACTCTTTCTTATAACTTCGACCTGAGTGCGGATTATTATTTCAAAAGTATCGGTCTGGTCAGCGCAGGAGTATTCTATAAGAAAATAGACGATTTCATTGTCAACCAAGTGTCTACAAACTACGAATACAACGGCAACCTATACAACCGCTTTATCCAGCCCAAGAATGCGGGTAATGCCAATCTGATAGGTATGGAACTCTCTTACCAGCGTGATTTCGGATTTATCGCTCCTGCCCTGAAATGTATCGGTTTTTATGGCACTTACACCTTCACTCACTCCCGTGTGGAAGACTTCAACTTCGAAGGACGCGAAAATGAAAAGGATCTGAGCCTGCCGGGTTCTCCGAAGCATACAGCCAATGCATCGCTCTATTTTGAGAAAAATGGACTGAACCTCCGCCTGAGCTACAACTTTGCATCGGCCTTCATCGATGAAATGGGTGAAGACACCTTTCACGACCGCTATTACGACCGCGTGAACTATCTGGACGTAAACGCCAGTTACACTTTTGCGAAACACTACACCCTCTATGCCGAAGCAAACAACCTGCTGAACCAACCCCTCCGCTATTATCAGGGGACTCAGGACCGCACCATGCAGGCTGAATACTACGGTGTAAAGATTAATGCCGGATTTAAGATCAACTTTTAA